GGAGCAGGATTTCCTGGATAAAGTCGAGACGGTGGTACGCGCGATTAAACACAATCAGCGCGGGCAGAACTAAACGGAGGGCGAGGATTTAACCGTGTTTTCTTCCATTGGCTGGCCCGAGATTATTGTCATTGTCCTCCTCGGCATCGTCATCATCGGCCCGGAGCGCATGCCGGAGGTCATCAAGGACGTGCGCGCGGCCATCTACGCCGCCCGCAAGGCCATCAATAACGCGAAGGCCGAGCTCAACGGCGAGATGGGGTCCATCTCCGCGGAATTTGACGATATTCGCGGCCCGCTCAACCAGGCGGCGCAGTGGACGCGGCTAGGCCCCAAAGGCGCTATTACCAAGGCGCTTTTCGATGGCG
The window above is part of the Corynebacterium accolens genome. Proteins encoded here:
- a CDS encoding twin-arginine translocase TatA/TatE family subunit, with amino-acid sequence MFSSIGWPEIIVIVLLGIVIIGPERMPEVIKDVRAAIYAARKAINNAKAELNGEMGSISAEFDDIRGPLNQAAQWTRLGPKGAITKALFDGDDAAWDDFNPKKMAEDIKSGTAPKEPEQRAQDNNGPARPTFNYAEVYGETTQQPAQQPPQQQQKPQRGGEDSTGGGSEWSDVT